DNA sequence from the Staphylococcus epidermidis genome:
TTTTATTGATAAACTAATTTTACCATCATCCGCGATTGATAAAACTTTAACTTCTACTTCGTCACCTACTGATAAGTGGTCTTCAACATTTTCAACATAATTGTCGGCAACTTCACTGATATGAACTAAACCACTTTTTCCTTCAGGTAATTCTACGAATGCACCAAACTTTTTGATACCTGTAATTTTACCTTTAAGCTTGTTTCCTACTTCGATTGACATTTTCTAAATAAATCCTCCT
Encoded proteins:
- a CDS encoding S1 domain-containing RNA-binding protein — encoded protein: MSIEVGNKLKGKITGIKKFGAFVELPEGKSGLVHISEVADNYVENVEDHLSVGDEVEVKVLSIADDGKISLSIKKAKDRPRKPRHSKANHGKPVQKTEDFEKKLSNFLKDSEDKLTSIKRQTESRRGGKGSRR